One genomic segment of Suncus etruscus isolate mSunEtr1 chromosome 15, mSunEtr1.pri.cur, whole genome shotgun sequence includes these proteins:
- the SH3GL1 gene encoding endophilin-A2 — MSVAGLKKQFYKASQLVSEKVGGAEGTKLDDDFKEMEKKVDVTSKAVTEVLARTIEYLQPNPASRAKLTMLNTVSKIRGQVKNPGYPQSEGLLGECMIRHGKELGDSNFGDALLDAGESMKRLAEVKDSLDIEVKQNFIDPLQNLCDKDLKEIQHHLKKLEGRRLDFDYKKKRQGKIADEELRQAMEKFEESKEVAETSMHNLLETDIEQVSQLSALVDAQLDYHRQAVQILDELAEKLKRRMHDASSRPKREHKPRPREPLDLGEPEQSNGGFSCTSSGTKIAASSSFRSSDKPARTPSRNMPPLDQPSCKALYDFEPENAGELGFREGDVITLTNQIDENWFEGMLGGRSGFFPLSYVAVLVPLPQ, encoded by the exons ATGTCGGTGGCGGGGTTGAAGAAGCAGTTCTACAAGGCCAGCCAG CTGGTCAGCGAGAAGGTTGGAGGAGCCGAAGGGACCAAACTCGACGATGACTTCAAAGAGATGGAGAAG AAGGTGGACGTCACCAGCAAGGCCGTCACTGAGGTGTTGGCCCGAACTATAGAATACCTGCAGCCCAATCCAG CCTCGAGGGCCAAACTGACGATGCTCAACACGGTGTCGAAGATCCGGGGACAGGTGAAGAACCCCGGGTACCCCCAGTCCGAGGGGCTGCTGGGAGAGTGTATGATCCGCCACGGGAAGGAACTGGGCGACTCCAACTTCG GGGATGCCCTGCTGGATGCAGGGGAGTCCATGAAGCGCCTGGCTGAGGTCAAGGACTCCCTGGACATCGAGGTCAAGCAGAACTTTATCGACCCGCTGCAGAATCTGTGTGACAAGGACCTCAAAGAGATCCAG CACCATCTGAAGAAGCTTGAGGGCCGCCGGCTGGACTTCGACTACAAGAAGAAGCGCCAAGGCAAGATCGCCGACGAGGAGCTGCGACAGGCCATGGAGAAGTTTGAGGAGTCCAAGGAGGTGGCCGAGACCAGCATGCACAACCTCCTGGAGACTGAT ATTGAACAAGTGAGCCAGCTCTCGGCCCTGGTGGACGCGCAGCTCGACTACCACCGGCAGGCTGTGCAGATCCTGGATGAGCTGGCTGAGAAGCTCAAGCGGAG AATGCACGACGCCTCCAGTCGCCCCAAGCGGGAGCACAAGCCGCGGCCCCGGGAGCCCTTGGACTTGGGAGAACCTGAGCAATCCAATGGGGGCTTCTCCTGCACCTCGTCGGGGACCAAGATTGCAG CCTCGTCGTCTTTCCGGTCCTCCGACAAACCCGCGCGGACCCCGAGCAGGAACATGC CGCCCCTGGACCAGCCGAGCTGCAAGGCACTCTACGACTTCGAGCCTGAGAATGCCGGAGAGCTGGGCTTCCGCGAGGGCGACGTCATCACGCTCACCAACCAGATCGACGAGAACTGGTTCGAGGGCATGTTGGGGGGCCGCTCGGGCTTCTTCCCACTCAGCTACGTGGCCGTGCTGGTGCCGCTGCCCCAGTGA
- the MPND gene encoding MPN domain-containing protein, translated as MAAPESLSPAGGAGEEAPEEDEDDAEAEDPERPAVPGVARGVGVGGCSGGGGVGAGAGVGVGVGSGSCSALTRRAVTLRVLLKDALLEPGVGVLSIFYLGKKFMGDLQPDGRIVWQETGQVFNSPSAWATHCKKLVNPAKKSGCGWASVKYKGQKLDKYKAAWLRRHQLHMPAAVTDESPASEGEEDDLLMEEEEEEVLAGVSAEDKSRRAPLKMPPEAAHPETTLLGKRVENKIQVPVRYCMLGSRDSARNPHTLVEVTSFAAINKFQPFNVAMSSNVLLLLDFHSHLTRSEVVGYLGGRWDINSQMLTVLKAFPCRSRLGDVETAATTEEEIYQSLLLRGLSLVGWYHSHPHSPALPSLQDIDTQMDYQLRLQGSSNGFQPCLALLCSPYYSGNPGPESKIAPFWVMPPPEQRPSDYGIPMDVEMAYVQDSFLTNDILHEMMLLVDFYKGAPDLVRFQEPWSQEHSYLDKLKISLGSRMSKDPGLGHALEQVYSVLKQGC; from the exons ATGGCCG CTCCGGAGTCGCTGTCCCCGGCGGGCGGCGCGGGCGAGGAGGCGCCCGAGGAGGACGAGGACGACGCGGAGGCCGAGGACCCCGAGCGGCCGGCGGTCCCGGGCGTGGCGCGCGGCGTCGGCGTCGGTGGCTGCAGCGGAGGCGGCGGTgtcggggccggggccggggtcgGGGTCGGGGTGGGCTCCGGGAGCTGCAGCGCGCTGACCCGGCGCGCGGTGACGCTGCGGGTCCTCCTCAAAGACGCGCTGCTGGAGCCCGGCGTGGGGGTCCTGTCCATCTTCTACCTG GGCAAGAAGTTCATGGGGGACCTGCAGCCAGATGGCAGGATCGTGTGGCAAGAAACAGGGCAGGTGTTCAACTCCCCCAGCGCCTGGGCCACCCATTGCAAGAAGCTGGTGAACCCGGCCAAGAAGTCAGGCTGCGGCTGGGCCTCCGTCAAGTACAAGGGACAGAAATTGGACAAGTACAAGGCTGCTTGGCTCCGGCGACATCAGCTCCACATGCCGGCAGCTGTCACCGATGAG agTCCCGCTAGCGAAGGGGAGGAGGACGACCTTctgatggaggaggaggaagaagaggtccTGGCAGGGGTCTCAGCAGAAGACAAGAGCCGGAGGGCACCATTAAAGATGCCCCCCGAGGCCGCCCACCCTG AGACCACACTCCTTGGGAAACGAGTAGAAAACAAGATCCAGGTACCAGTGCGCTACTGCATGTTGGGAAGCCGTGACTCTGCCAG GAACCCCCACACTCTCGTGGAAGTCACATCCTTCGCGGCCATCAACAAATTCCAGCCCTTCAATGTGGCCATGTCTAGCAATGTGCTACTCCTCTTG GATTTTCACAGCCACCTGACTCGTAGCGAGGTCGTGGGGTACCTAGGAGGCCGCTGGGACATCAACAGCCAGA TGCTCACTGTGCTAAAAGCTTTCCCCTGTCGGAGCCGGCTGGGGGACGTGGAGACTGCGGCCACCACGGAAGAGGAG ATCTATCAGAGCCTCCTGCTGCGGGGCCTGTCCCTGGTGGGCTGGTACCACAGTCACCCGCACAGCCCCGCGCTGCCCTCGCTGCAGGACATCGACACGCAGATGGATTACCAGCTGCGACTGCAGGGCTCCAGCAACGGCTTCCAGCCCTGCCTGGCCCTGCTGTGCT CTCCTTACTACTCTGGCAACCCGGGCCCTGAGTCCAAGATCGCGCCTTTCTGGGTGATGCCACCTCCCGAG CAAAGGCCCAGTGACTATGGCATCCCCATGGACGTGGAGATGGCCTATGTGCAGGACAGCTTCCTGACCAATGACATCCTTCACGAGATG ATGCTGCTGGTGGACTTTTACAAGGGCGCCCCAGACCTCGTGAGATTCCAAgaaccctggagccaggagcacaGCTACCTCGACAAGCTCAAG ATCTCGCTGGGCAGCAGGATGTCCAAGGACCCGGGTCTGGGCCACGCGCTGGAGCAGGTGTACAGCGTCCTCAAGCAGGGGTGCTGA